The Vicia villosa cultivar HV-30 ecotype Madison, WI unplaced genomic scaffold, Vvil1.0 ctg.001914F_1_1, whole genome shotgun sequence DNA window AATACTTATATGTCtttaacatattttatttatttatctatattGTCCTATTGAATCATTTCCTTATTCCATTTCCAGCCAAAATGACAAGcctcaaattaaaatatcaaaagaattcgATGGCTGAGGTGAGGGCGAGACGAGGGGATCAATATGCCGTTAAGACTGACTTGTACGACATCCAAACCCGAGccatcaagaaaataaaaatagacgCTGGGAAAGCAGCCCCAAGCATCTCAAGCTCCAAGGCTCTTTCATCCCTCCCTCGGGCGGCTGAAAACCAAGCTCTCCTAAGAGGATGAAAACTTTAATGAGTGATAGAGTATGTAATGCCAACTTGGCAGTTACCACTTTAATGCAGGAACCCAGCGCTAGCCAGAAGCCTAATCCATCAATAGAATTCCACTTCTTGTCCAATTGATTTAGTGGTGTGAAATATCATTAAGACTGTATAAATGTAACAAAAGATGTTGAAAAGGTGAAGACCATATGAGCTCAAAAACTAACACAAAATATTGGGTCTTATCCGATGCGGTGTGTCGTCATGACACGGGGTCTGTTCAAAGTTGGTGATGCATATGAACAAAATGAAATATGTCTTAACAAAGAGATAAGTAAGTTGAAGGAAAATTTGAAGATCCACACCGACAAGGGAGAGGAACTGGACAAGCAATTATTAGAGGTGAAAAAATAGAATGAGGCCTCGGAGTCCAAATGCCTGGATCTCGAAGCGAGCATAACCAGcttgatcaacaacctgatagTCTAATGAAAAGTTGCATAATTCTTACAGGAAGCTCAGGTGGATATCCTTTCAGTAGGCGGCCAAGCTTTCGAAAGGGCTAAAGCCCAGGATCTGTTCCTTCAGCCCAAACTTAATGTATCCGAGATTGATTTCTTCAAGACTGTGATGGATGGTCGTCTTGTAGACATGGTGGATGAAGAGTCCTCTCCTAATGTCGAGGCTTCTAAGGACGATGCAATTGCGAAGAAACTCCCGATGTTCATGAAGATGGAACTTGTGTTGTTTTGTGTTTTCATTGTTAGTCATCTATAGGGAAtcatttttgtaatatttggattttttccttttttttcctcTTTGTACAATGTTTTAAGTCGGGATGAGGCCTTTTGACTGTATTATTCATGTCTTATAATAGTGTCGTAACCTTGAACTGTTTTGTTTCATTAATCACTAGTTTATTCgcttatcatatgaaggtgttattggactttttagaaaccttaagatGTCTACTACAACCTCTTGGTGGTCATTTGtccatttggagcttttacaTTCATGTAAATTGCTTTGACAAAAGATGTGTCTTTGTTGACTTTGCCTTTGGtgtgacaaagttgtagagaattgaagcaTTTTAGGCCTTGCCTTTGGtgtgacaaagttgtagagaattgaattttcttccaaatgagctttggttggagaatttctgatgaagcatgtgaaagttatgcctagtcaaagttcaattgacttttgcttagaaaccctaatttagtaactttgacttttgatgatctttgaaattttcttgatgaatcatgatcaacccttgatcaaatgatgaatattacttcaaaATCTTGTTATTGAccaaaaatgatgaaatttgATTGTatattgaccatagttgacttttaggtccaacACAATcgactattgatcatttgagcaattgactgagcaatcttgcactatgaggcttgaaacttggcatggaggtaccttgagacatatgaggtactatgaagtccacttgaggccttGGAGATTCCATTTCCTTGAGAGAAACCAAAACTTAATTGGAGCCTTATTGCTTAGGAGATCTCTTGAGACAAATTGTCTTGaatatgtgagggcaaatttGAGGGTGCAACAGTGGTGTATGGCAGAAAGCCTCCAGTGTTAGTGCATGTTTTGGAGGGCGAAACCAAAATAAAAGTTGTAGTGCGGGAGTTAAGGGACAAAGATGAGGCATTGTATCAATTGAAAACTAATTTACTCAAATCCCGGGAGTACATGAAATACCAAGCTGACAAGAGACGCAAGACAGTGCAATTTGAGGTTGGTGATTTGGTTTTCCTCAAATTACGTCTTCATCAATAACAATCGGTTGTGCAAAGAATCCATCAAAAACTGGCACCCATATTTTTTGGACCTTAtcaaatcattaagaagataAGGAAAGTTGCTTATAAGTTAAAGTTACCACCACCATCTAAAATACATCCTACCTTTCATGTGTCGCAATTGAAGAAAGCAGTGGGCAATTATACTACTATAACTCAACTACCTATCAGTTTAGAGTCAAGAAAAAGGGACATTATTTCGGCTAAGGTTTTGTCATGGAGGAACAAGTTTGATGGTGGACAACATAAGAGAGAATGGTTGATTCAATGGGAAGGGATGGATGTTGGAGATGTTACTTGGGAAGAGGAaatattgttgaagagtcagttcCTTGATATGCGCCTTGAGGACAAGGCTAATGTTGCAGGTGGGGGTGATGATAAGAATGGATCAAACCCCACGAGTGATAATGGGGATGTGTTAGTTAACAACGATAATGTTATGCCTAAACAATGGGTATATGTGAGAAAGAATAAGAAATGGAAGTAATTGAGTAATTGACCCAATTAATTAGTATTCTCCAAATAAATAGGAATTGGCTCAGTTAGTCAGTATTCCCTAGGAATGACAAAAATATTCATACTCGTGGATATCCACGGATAAAATCTGACACGCGTAAGGGGGATAGTTTAATAGATATTTACGGATAAAATAGAATATTTAAATACCTGTTTATTAATGGATATGAATATGTGTTTAATGTTATCTGTACTCACAAATATCTGTAtccattaataaattataaaaattacttaAGTATTATTAGTTTATCATACTCTATCTTTTATCTtctaaaaaactaaaaaactagTCTCCTGATACCTATATATTCTATACAAATTTTATTGGCCATCTCATATTTACGTTTCTTCCATACTCCATACCTCACTTCAACAATTCCACCGTCCAACCAACAAGTACCGCTATTTTTCCGTCCAACAAGTGTCATCCTTTTTACTCCATCGTCGTCCTCTATTCCACCGTAACTCACAGTCACAATatcatttttttgttaaaaataaaatgtatgaaATATTAAACTTTGGTGAAATGAAATTAATTGGATGGAATTTTGTTATTAAAATAAGAAAGATTTGTATGaatgttatgtgataataacgtattgtgtttttaaaagaaactaaaaaatatttttttcaaaacataattttaaaaaaatagtgttaTCCATGAATATCTTAAAATTCGCGGATTACCCGTTTAGCGGATATTCACACAGATAAGTGACATATATGGATATCATATTGATCCCTCACGACAGACACAAATATCATACTATATGTCCCCATAGATATCCATTTACATCCCTAATTCTCCAAATAAATATAAGTTGGCTCAATTAGTTAGTATTCCCCAAATAAATAGAAGTTAACTCAGTTAGTATTTCTCATATAAATAGGAGTGTATGAGACCGTCACTAGGTATGTTATTATTTCGGTTTTTCATTTTAGAATTTAGGCATTGAGAGAATTGTTTTCTCAGACTGAGGAGCAGTAGCTTTGAAAATACGAAAATACTTTATATTTTCttagtcattaataaaataattctcttcatcaTATTCTATCTTACATCTTATTCTATCTAACATCTCCACTCCCCTCACCTCTTACAAGTTAGTTGGGGTTTAATAAGTACCATGCAATTCTACTTTTGACACATGCTGAGAACTTACAAATAGATGAACAAATTAACTGGGTGGGAATCTTTCCTCATCAAGAATCATATTGTATTTTTCATCCAGTTGACTCTGAATAATACACTTGACTGATCACAACAGCCAAATACTATGTGCACGTACTATTCAAAACTACAAGAAAGCCCTCTAAAATACAACATGTCAATAAAAATATAACTTTCTTTTATTCATTCTGACCAGCCACTAGCAAATTATTCCATTCCAGTTCCACATATTCCACAACAAAACTTTTCCGGACTCGAGCTCATAGCTTGTGGAGAGCAGCATTGATTCTCTCATCAGTGAACATTCTGTTGCTTTCATAAAAATCAAGTATCTCCATTGATATGTTCTTGATCTGTCAAAGAATAAACAAACATCCTAAGACATACAATTTGATTTCTCTATCAAACAAATGCTCTCAATGCAAATAAGTATCTCGTGTACAAATTACTATAGTGGTAACTGTGTTTTTAGATAATCTCATTGCAAATTTTAAATTCTAACTTCAATGTGCCATACTACAAATATCAATAATAGTGGATCAGATAGTCTACAAGAGAAACTcgttaatttctttttttaatttggcATGGATTTCAGTCGGTTTTGAACACACAAGAAACTCGTTAATTAGGACCAATGATGACAGTGTAAGGAATGATTCTGCTAGAGTTGCTAAGTCAGGAATTTTAGTATGCATATCGCTGATCAGAATGGTAGTATATTTAATGCAGCTTACCACTTCGTTTTTCAACTTAGGCGTGTATGAGGAGAAGAACAACAAAAATTACCGGGCTTGTTACTGCTGCATATTGTACCTCTGATGACTCCATAACAGTTGAAACAATGTTAAGTTCTCTTGGACCGAAGTTTGCTCCCATGGCGATTCATTCACCATCTCCTCCAACAGTGATAAAAGGATGTTACAAGGAGATCGACAACCGGTGTCTCTAACCATGGTGGACCGATGTCTGGCGGTTTCGGCAATGGTGCTGGAACCAGTGGGACTGATGTTTTGCAGATATCTCCGACCATCACACATGGATTGGCATATGACGGTTTTGATTCATTCATCACATCGTCTAATTCATTCTCAACCACCGTAAATTTTTACTCCCCTTATCTTGCTACGAACTACGGAGAGTTTGTTCATGCAAATTCTTGGGTCTCTTCCCAGTTGTCCGACCCTTAATCCTCTTACACTTCGGGTTTTCTTCATTCTTCATCATACCATGGGCTTGTAAGTTGGTACTGTCTTCCCCAATTGTTACACCCTTTGTCAATCTCTTTGAATCTTCTGATTAGAGCTATAGAAAATGGCTCCTAATCTCCATCAAAGATCTCTTGGTACCAAGAGTGAAACCAGAGCATTGGTCTCACCCTACATGTCCATGAAAGCCCACTGCACGGATGAACTTCTTGCTACCCAAAGAACCCCTTGGCTCTTGCTACCCATCCTAGAGGATCCTTTCTATAAAATCTGGAACTATTTTTTTAGCCCACATGTCACCTATAGTCAGTAACACTAGTTTCCACTCTCGAACCCGATAAGTCGAACCAGTAAATAGAAACCCAAAAACATAATTGTATAAAATCAGCATATTATTTACTAAATGATCATGATTACAAGAGTTTCCTCCTATAATCCCCAAAGTAAAGCTTGTAAAAATGAAAGTAATTTTCACGTTGCCCAACCCTTAAGGTTTGTAGGAGAAAAGATATTGCATCTCTTCCCTCTTGCTATCCTTCTCATTCATATAATTGGTATTCCCTTCTAACAAACTAGCCATATCAACAAATGTAATCAACTCCCGTACTCAACACATTCATTGGGCTTAGGCCCAAACCCGGTACGTAACAACTTATTTATGTAGACCATCACCATATACttataaatatgttttttaatCCACGTAAAATACCTTCCTATCAAACTTAGTTACTACCAGTTTTTTTATTCATGTATAGTCTTCATTTGGTGATTTCAAGGACTAAATCTAGATGAAAATGTTCACCAATATCAAATAGGGGACTAAACATGGATGAAATTTTTGTGGAGACTAAACTTGACAGTATAATATTTTATAgatactaaaaatatatttaatccaGTGGAATACTCACCACATTCATATCAACTCGAAGTTCTTCATACCAGACAGTGGTGTCTTTCTCCCTTAGTACACTAGCAATGTATATGCAAGCTAAGGCAATCAGATGTGGTGGATGTACAAGCATTAGGTCCATCTTGTATGTGTCATTAACAAGCCCCCTGTCCGCATCGGCATTCATTTTTAGTTATTTTCATAATTGAATTCAACAAATCAATGATATAACGGAAGTTACAAGCAGTAGCCAAATGACACAGCATAACAGACATGTCAAAAACAAAGGCGAGATTCATTATCATTGCTATAACAACTTTATGCATCAACACAGAGGACTCTTACCAAGTTAGTTGAGTCATGCTTAAATCATTCAGACCAGCATCCTGAAGAAACCTGGAGAATTATCATTATAGTAAGTgtaaaattacaaataaatgtaatctTAATGCAAAAATGAAGGATCAGTTCGGCCATTCACAGTATCTGGAGCTTCGAATGCCCAACACTTCGGCATTTTGATACTCCTACATCTAACTAGGCATTTATTTAGTTAAGAAAAttcaaaggaaaaaaagaaagggACGTAAGTGATAAAGACCAGGGTATAGTTGGACATATAATGGGTATATGTGACGTTTGTCCTTACTAGACTCAGTGTATGCACAAAATGGACAAACACTTTTATCAAACACTTACCCAGAGAGGGAACGGTAGGGGTGGAATACAACCAGGTAATAGTTCAATGCTTCTAAAATCTTCATTTCCATTTCAAGTATGTCCTTGATTTCATACCTATACTTATCATCAGCATCTGCATACGAGATCGTTCGTTCAGAACATAAAGGAAATATACCAACAAGAGACAACTTTGAAAACAAATAACTCACTTTTAAAATCAGAAGTTAATATGATGCAAAATAAGACGAATTTATAGACTAACTAACAGCTTACATAATTTCTTAATGTAAAATACAAGCAGCCTAGCCTGCACTGTGCTTTCTTCTGCTTTTGATGCTAGATACAAGCAGGTTGGAGCTACCAGGCGTGGATCATATTCTGTCATACTCTtccttaaaacaaaaacaaaaaatataaagataGCGCTTAGATGATACTCACTTTGTCTCATATTAAGCGTCGTTTCAGGTTATACATATTTCTTAAGAAAATAATCGAGTAAGCTAATTTTTATGATAGCACTAATATTGACATCGGTTTTAATGAAACAAAAAGAGAAACTGCTTCTTTATAAATCAtgatttcaaaagaaaagaaatttatgaACTTTAAACTTGCGATAATACTGACTCAACTTCATAAATAGAGCAAAACA harbors:
- the LOC131637095 gene encoding cyclin-C1-2-like, coding for MAANFWTSSHYKHLLDQEDVDMVNPLDKEKGVTLEDFKLIKMHMSNYILKLAQQVKVRQRVVATAVTYMRRVYTRKSMTEYDPRLVAPTCLYLASKAEESTVQARLLVFYIKKLYADDKYRYEIKDILEMEMKILEALNYYLVVFHPYRSLSGFLQDAGLNDLSMTQLTWGLVNDTYKMDLMLVHPPHLIALACIYIASVLREKDTTVWYEELRVDMNVIKNISMEILDFYESNRMFTDERINAALHKL